A genomic region of Gemmata massiliana contains the following coding sequences:
- a CDS encoding NAD-dependent epimerase/dehydratase family protein, translating to MSATPRSFWTDTPVCVLGGNGFLGRHIVSALLHAGARVRTLSLPGPSPIEVHPSLDARTGDVTDPVAARAAIEGARVVFLAAGPVGAGGKIARGMGTHPDALASVLSVLPQSARLVLTSSIVAVGAGWGEVRTEDSPFPNARLRVNYVHAKRSAEEAAMVAAKKHDVVVVNPGYLFGPDDPGPSVMGDLCVRFWRGNVAFALPGGINAVDVRDVAAGHLLAAEHGASGRRYILGGENVRFTRLFTALAQAAGLRRAVLSSFRPALPAWAWFGLAACAELGHRVSGKEPRPSFEFVRMFRRCWFVSSARAESELGYRVRPLSETLADAFAWHAARTRVAPRGLNKLWLRPTKSSAFRGAEEKGLVRETQPVLDVREPGVR from the coding sequence ATGAGTGCGACCCCGCGTTCGTTCTGGACGGACACCCCGGTGTGCGTGCTCGGCGGGAACGGGTTCCTCGGTCGCCACATCGTGAGCGCGCTTTTGCACGCGGGTGCGCGGGTTCGCACGCTTTCGCTTCCGGGACCGTCACCGATCGAAGTTCACCCGAGCCTCGACGCCCGGACTGGGGATGTCACTGATCCCGTGGCCGCGCGTGCGGCGATCGAAGGCGCGCGCGTCGTGTTTCTGGCCGCGGGACCGGTCGGCGCTGGAGGAAAGATCGCACGCGGAATGGGCACGCATCCGGACGCACTCGCCAGTGTGCTGAGTGTGCTTCCGCAAAGCGCACGGCTCGTGCTCACGTCGAGCATCGTGGCCGTCGGTGCCGGTTGGGGCGAGGTGCGGACGGAAGATTCACCGTTCCCAAACGCGCGGTTGCGCGTCAACTACGTCCACGCGAAACGCTCCGCCGAAGAAGCCGCAATGGTGGCCGCGAAAAAGCACGATGTCGTCGTTGTGAATCCGGGCTACTTATTCGGTCCGGACGACCCCGGGCCGTCGGTGATGGGGGATTTGTGCGTCCGGTTCTGGCGCGGGAACGTGGCGTTTGCACTACCCGGCGGGATCAACGCGGTGGACGTGCGTGATGTGGCCGCGGGGCACCTGCTCGCGGCGGAGCACGGGGCGAGTGGTCGGCGCTACATCCTGGGCGGTGAGAACGTGCGATTCACGCGCCTGTTTACCGCACTCGCGCAAGCGGCCGGGTTACGGCGCGCGGTTCTGTCGTCGTTTCGGCCCGCACTTCCGGCGTGGGCGTGGTTCGGGTTGGCCGCATGCGCTGAACTCGGGCACCGCGTATCGGGCAAGGAACCACGACCGTCGTTCGAGTTCGTGCGAATGTTTCGGCGGTGCTGGTTCGTGTCGTCTGCGCGTGCAGAAAGTGAACTCGGCTACCGGGTGCGCCCGCTGAGCGAGACGCTCGCGGACGCCTTCGCGTGGCACGCGGCCCGCACTCGGGTCGCGCCGCGCGGGTTGAACAAACTGTGGCTCCGGCCCACGAAGTCCTCAGCGTTTCGTGGCGCGGAAGAGAAAGGCTTGGTTCGCGAAACTCAGCCGGTACTCGATGTTCGTGAACCCGGCGTCCGTTAG
- a CDS encoding class I SAM-dependent methyltransferase — protein MTKMQPRNYWRDDRCAKAFWSQYEMPAYQQLLAHTTEWMNPVPGGRWIDLGCGSGRLCRALWTKSNGQLAEVTGLDVAALNAKSFAKLRESLSPPPGERLKFETVDFSAGLPWDSENLFDGAVSGLAIQYAESYSEAEQRWTTDAYDQLLRDVHRVLKPGAKFVFSMNVPEPSWGRVGWNAMRAFWSAKRKLRFLGKLYGMWSYGGWLKREARKGRFHYLSAETITAKLTDAGFTNIEYRLSFANQAFLFRATKR, from the coding sequence ATGACGAAGATGCAACCCCGGAACTACTGGCGCGACGATCGCTGCGCGAAGGCGTTCTGGAGCCAGTACGAGATGCCCGCGTACCAGCAGCTCCTGGCTCACACCACGGAGTGGATGAACCCGGTCCCGGGCGGGCGCTGGATCGACCTCGGGTGCGGTTCGGGGCGCTTGTGCCGCGCCCTGTGGACCAAGAGCAACGGGCAGCTCGCGGAAGTCACCGGCCTGGACGTCGCGGCGCTGAACGCGAAGTCGTTCGCCAAGTTGCGGGAGTCCCTGTCGCCGCCGCCGGGCGAGCGCCTGAAGTTCGAGACGGTGGATTTCAGCGCCGGGCTGCCGTGGGACAGTGAGAACCTATTCGACGGTGCGGTGAGTGGGCTGGCGATCCAGTACGCCGAGTCGTACTCGGAAGCCGAACAGCGCTGGACCACCGACGCCTACGACCAGTTGCTCCGCGACGTTCACCGCGTGCTGAAGCCGGGCGCGAAGTTCGTGTTCTCGATGAACGTGCCCGAGCCGTCGTGGGGGCGCGTCGGGTGGAACGCGATGCGCGCGTTCTGGTCGGCTAAGCGCAAGTTACGGTTCCTCGGCAAACTCTACGGCATGTGGAGCTACGGCGGCTGGCTGAAGCGCGAGGCCCGCAAGGGGCGGTTCCACTATCTCTCGGCCGAAACCATCACCGCCAAACTAACGGACGCCGGGTTCACGAACATCGAGTACCGGCTGAGTTTCGCGAACCAAGCCTTTCTCTTCCGCGCCACGAAACGCTGA
- a CDS encoding 2-oxo acid dehydrogenase subunit E2 translates to MASSPRGKVIPLSPARRMVDELLHHAKQVPSLPLSRDCHIDVLADARKRAGTGVSWTSLFMKAYGLTALRHPVLRRAYIPYPTAKLYEHPRSDCAVLIEREWEGEPVVLGAKVISPETTPLTLIDEHLRRFREDDVLSVSPFRQVLRLGRQPWLLRRFVFWSSLYFSGYKRAKRFGTFMMSSLGTHGVEQMHPLTPLTTYLTFGPIRPDGRVTIKVIYDHRVMDGRHVARVLVDLEHILNTTLAEEVRGAHSRAA, encoded by the coding sequence ATGGCGAGTAGTCCGCGCGGGAAAGTGATTCCGCTTTCACCCGCCCGGCGGATGGTGGACGAACTGCTACACCACGCCAAGCAGGTTCCATCGCTCCCACTCTCGCGCGACTGCCACATTGATGTGCTCGCCGACGCCCGCAAGCGGGCCGGCACAGGCGTGTCGTGGACGAGCCTGTTCATGAAGGCTTACGGCCTCACGGCCCTGCGTCACCCGGTTCTGCGGCGCGCGTACATCCCCTACCCCACCGCCAAACTCTACGAACACCCGCGCAGCGACTGCGCGGTGCTGATCGAGCGGGAATGGGAGGGCGAACCGGTCGTGCTGGGCGCGAAGGTCATTTCGCCCGAAACAACGCCACTGACACTTATTGACGAGCACCTGCGACGGTTCCGAGAAGACGATGTCCTTTCCGTGTCGCCGTTCCGTCAGGTGCTCCGGCTCGGTCGGCAGCCGTGGCTCCTGCGCCGGTTCGTGTTCTGGTCGTCGCTCTACTTTTCCGGCTACAAGCGCGCCAAGCGATTCGGCACGTTCATGATGTCGAGCCTCGGCACACACGGCGTCGAGCAGATGCACCCGCTTACGCCACTAACGACTTACTTGACGTTCGGCCCGATCCGACCCGACGGTCGCGTGACGATCAAAGTCATTTACGACCACCGCGTCATGGACGGGCGCCACGTCGCCCGCGTGCTCGTCGACCTCGAACACATCCTGAACACGACGCTGGCCGAAGAAGTGCGCGGGGCGCACTCGCGGGCCGCCTGA
- a CDS encoding acyl-CoA carboxylase subunit beta: MTPLTELSTEEHAIRLGGGAKAIDRQHEKSRLTARERIAKLLDPGTELFELGLWAAWKMYAEWGGAPAAGVVTGVGTVSGRQVMVIANDATVKAGAFFPMTCKKVLRAQRIAMENRLPLVYLVDSAGVFLPLQDEVFPDEDDFGRIFRNNAVISAAGIPQFAAIMGNCVAGGGYLPVLCDVLLMTEGSGLYLAGPALVKAAIGQVVDSESLGGAKMHAAVSGTIDYRESTDEACLERLQRLVAALPEDKRAGAANSPVETGAKWDDFTQPEYDVRDLLKLVFDDAPFDEYKADYGKTIVCGWGKLGGQTVGVVANQKLRVKATVPAAKGSVDKSAQFEDGPLQFGGVIYVDSAEKAARFVMDCNQLRVPILFVQNVNGFMVGKDSEQSGIIKAGAKLVNAISNSVVPKLTLITGGSYGAGNYALCGKAFDPRFILAWPTAQYAVMGGNQAASTLLDVQVQALKRAGKDPDADELAALRDKVKASYDEQTDIRYAAARLWVDAIVQPENTRAALLTALAVATRIDEGKPFKTGVLQV, from the coding sequence ATGACACCTCTCACCGAACTCTCCACTGAAGAACACGCGATCCGCCTTGGCGGTGGCGCCAAGGCGATCGACCGGCAGCACGAAAAGTCGCGGCTCACCGCACGCGAGCGGATCGCAAAACTCCTCGACCCGGGCACGGAGTTGTTCGAGCTGGGATTGTGGGCCGCGTGGAAGATGTACGCGGAGTGGGGCGGCGCGCCGGCGGCGGGAGTGGTGACGGGGGTGGGTACCGTTTCCGGCCGGCAGGTGATGGTCATCGCGAACGACGCGACCGTGAAGGCCGGCGCGTTCTTCCCCATGACGTGCAAAAAGGTGCTCCGCGCGCAGCGCATCGCGATGGAAAACCGCCTGCCGCTCGTCTACCTCGTCGATTCCGCCGGCGTGTTCCTGCCGCTCCAGGACGAAGTGTTCCCGGACGAGGACGACTTCGGCCGCATCTTCCGGAACAACGCGGTCATCTCGGCCGCGGGCATCCCGCAATTCGCCGCGATCATGGGGAACTGCGTCGCGGGCGGCGGGTACCTGCCGGTGCTGTGCGACGTGCTCCTCATGACGGAGGGGAGCGGATTGTACCTCGCGGGGCCGGCGCTGGTGAAGGCCGCGATCGGTCAGGTGGTCGATTCGGAATCGCTTGGCGGCGCGAAGATGCACGCCGCTGTTAGCGGAACGATCGATTACCGCGAATCGACCGACGAGGCGTGCCTCGAACGGCTCCAGCGTCTGGTGGCCGCACTACCCGAAGACAAACGCGCCGGCGCTGCCAATTCGCCGGTCGAGACGGGCGCGAAATGGGATGACTTCACGCAACCCGAATACGACGTGCGCGACCTGCTCAAACTGGTCTTCGACGACGCGCCGTTTGACGAATACAAGGCCGATTATGGCAAGACGATCGTGTGCGGTTGGGGGAAACTCGGAGGACAAACGGTCGGTGTGGTGGCGAACCAGAAGTTGCGCGTGAAGGCCACCGTCCCGGCCGCGAAAGGCTCAGTCGACAAATCGGCGCAATTTGAGGACGGGCCGCTCCAGTTCGGCGGTGTGATCTACGTTGATTCCGCGGAGAAGGCGGCACGGTTCGTGATGGACTGTAACCAGCTCCGCGTGCCTATTTTGTTCGTTCAGAACGTGAACGGGTTCATGGTGGGCAAGGACTCTGAACAGTCCGGCATCATCAAGGCCGGCGCGAAACTGGTGAACGCGATCTCGAACAGCGTGGTTCCGAAGCTCACGCTCATCACCGGTGGGTCGTATGGGGCCGGGAACTACGCGCTGTGTGGGAAGGCGTTCGACCCGCGCTTCATCCTCGCATGGCCGACCGCGCAGTACGCGGTCATGGGCGGGAACCAGGCCGCGAGCACGCTGCTCGACGTACAGGTTCAGGCGCTGAAGCGGGCGGGCAAAGACCCCGACGCGGACGAACTCGCGGCCCTGCGCGACAAGGTGAAGGCC
- a CDS encoding NAD-dependent epimerase/dehydratase family protein: MATPHNTTNATWSGRCVALTGATGFVGWHLASTLRAAGADVVALHREGSDTARLQGIGVRTAVASLNDVRALAAGCRGVDVLIHAAAAVDFGGDRQAIQRVNVDGTRAVMEAARASGVRRVVHLSSVAAVGATRWPEVCNERAEWTLGAFDVPYATTKRDAELVALAANGSGLEVVVVNPGCVIGPDDFGESEFGSLCKRFWRGRVPFHFTGGNNFVDVRDVAAGVLAAADRGRPGERYLLTGENRRWQGFFQDLAWAAGRAIPRATFPSWLALPVAHVMEWRGRKKKRRPQLSIDSAKFVGLYFFFTAEKAHRELGFSPRPLRESLADAYAFWHSPAQLASRKKAA; the protein is encoded by the coding sequence TTGGCTACACCCCACAACACCACAAACGCGACGTGGAGCGGGCGCTGCGTCGCGCTGACCGGCGCGACCGGGTTCGTCGGCTGGCACCTCGCCTCTACTCTGCGTGCGGCCGGCGCCGATGTGGTCGCGCTCCACCGGGAAGGCTCGGATACGGCCCGCCTTCAGGGGATCGGTGTTCGGACGGCTGTCGCGTCGCTCAACGACGTTCGCGCGCTGGCGGCGGGTTGTCGTGGTGTGGACGTGCTCATCCACGCGGCGGCGGCAGTTGATTTTGGCGGCGACCGGCAGGCTATTCAACGGGTGAACGTGGACGGGACGCGCGCAGTGATGGAAGCGGCTCGTGCGTCGGGCGTGCGCCGGGTGGTTCACCTTAGTTCCGTGGCCGCAGTAGGCGCGACGCGGTGGCCCGAAGTATGCAACGAGCGCGCGGAATGGACGCTCGGTGCGTTCGACGTGCCCTACGCCACCACCAAGCGCGACGCGGAACTCGTCGCACTCGCCGCGAACGGTTCTGGGCTAGAGGTCGTGGTGGTCAATCCGGGGTGCGTGATCGGCCCCGATGACTTCGGCGAGAGCGAGTTCGGCTCACTCTGCAAGCGCTTCTGGCGCGGGCGGGTGCCGTTCCACTTCACTGGTGGAAACAACTTCGTGGACGTGCGCGACGTGGCCGCCGGGGTACTGGCCGCGGCCGATCGCGGGCGCCCGGGGGAGCGGTACTTGCTTACCGGCGAGAATCGGCGGTGGCAGGGCTTCTTTCAAGACCTCGCGTGGGCAGCGGGGCGTGCGATTCCGCGGGCCACGTTCCCGAGTTGGCTCGCGCTGCCGGTTGCTCACGTCATGGAGTGGCGCGGACGCAAGAAGAAACGCCGACCGCAATTGAGCATCGATAGTGCGAAGTTCGTGGGCCTGTACTTCTTCTTCACGGCTGAAAAGGCGCATCGCGAACTAGGCTTTTCCCCGCGCCCGTTGCGCGAATCACTCGCGGACGCATATGCGTTCTGGCACAGTCCCGCTCAACTCGCTTCGAGAAAGAAAGCCGCATGA
- the rpoN gene encoding RNA polymerase factor sigma-54, with translation MDIRVRQDLRQVLAPRMIQSMEILQLSITDLQTKIDEALQENPFLELKEKLGEVDEVAPDFNPDAPLKHDETGDLEFNRLEELNRDWDDHFNEEHRGSRASMEEEGDRKLEAMANMPDRAPSLQDYLADQIGELELEEDERRLARHICSFVDRTGYLGARLKVRKGKDREELDEEDKDKPKKKKADDENDEELYSDVFRTVPLSEIASLYDATVTAEDVEDTLVHVVQKLDPPGVAARDLKECLLLQVPPDAPMAEAMRVIIRDHLEDVGANRIPVIQKATRYELATIQDTIAAIQHLDPKPGLKFSDSGTRYVMPDVVVERADDSDYTVRLTDEWVPRIRVSKRIVDLCKRQDLDESVKEELRKKLQSADWLVKAVEQRRNTLLKVTKAIIDHQRAFLDYGPEHIHPLKMQQIADQVKVHVTTVSRAVDDKWVQTPRGVFPLKRFFGGGKANNQTGEDVAYEVMKQKLLELVSNEDKANPLSDEELVTLLKADGYPVARRTVTKYRKMLNIPSSRQRKDWSLSPTTT, from the coding sequence ATGGACATCCGCGTTCGCCAAGACCTGCGCCAGGTCTTGGCTCCGCGCATGATCCAGTCCATGGAAATACTCCAGTTGTCCATCACGGACCTCCAAACGAAGATCGACGAGGCTCTCCAAGAGAACCCGTTCCTCGAGCTGAAGGAAAAGCTCGGCGAGGTGGACGAGGTGGCCCCGGACTTCAACCCGGACGCGCCGCTCAAGCACGACGAGACGGGCGACCTGGAGTTCAACCGGCTTGAGGAACTCAACCGCGACTGGGACGATCACTTCAACGAGGAGCACCGCGGTAGCCGCGCCTCGATGGAAGAGGAGGGGGACCGGAAGCTCGAAGCGATGGCGAACATGCCCGATCGCGCCCCGTCGCTCCAGGACTACCTCGCGGACCAGATCGGCGAACTGGAACTCGAAGAGGACGAACGGCGCCTCGCGCGGCACATTTGCAGCTTCGTGGACCGCACCGGGTACCTCGGCGCGCGGCTCAAGGTCCGCAAGGGCAAGGACCGCGAGGAACTGGACGAAGAAGACAAGGACAAGCCCAAGAAGAAGAAGGCCGACGACGAGAACGACGAGGAACTGTACAGCGACGTCTTCCGCACGGTGCCGCTGAGCGAGATCGCGTCGCTCTACGACGCGACCGTGACCGCCGAAGACGTTGAAGACACGCTCGTCCACGTCGTACAGAAGCTCGACCCGCCCGGCGTCGCCGCTCGTGATCTCAAAGAGTGCCTGTTACTCCAGGTACCGCCCGATGCGCCGATGGCCGAGGCGATGCGGGTCATCATCCGCGACCACCTCGAAGACGTCGGGGCGAACCGCATCCCGGTGATCCAGAAGGCCACGCGGTACGAACTTGCCACGATCCAGGACACGATCGCAGCGATCCAGCACCTGGACCCGAAGCCGGGGTTGAAGTTCTCCGACTCCGGCACGCGGTACGTGATGCCCGACGTGGTGGTGGAGCGCGCCGACGACAGCGACTACACGGTGCGCCTCACCGACGAATGGGTACCGCGCATCCGCGTGAGCAAGCGCATCGTGGACCTGTGCAAGCGCCAGGATCTGGACGAGAGCGTGAAGGAAGAACTGCGCAAGAAGCTCCAGTCGGCCGACTGGCTCGTGAAGGCCGTGGAACAGCGCCGCAACACGCTGCTGAAGGTGACGAAGGCCATTATTGACCACCAGCGGGCGTTCCTCGACTACGGCCCCGAGCACATTCACCCGCTGAAGATGCAGCAGATCGCCGACCAGGTGAAGGTCCACGTCACGACCGTGAGCCGGGCCGTGGACGACAAGTGGGTGCAGACCCCGCGCGGCGTGTTCCCGTTGAAGCGGTTCTTCGGCGGCGGGAAGGCCAACAACCAGACCGGCGAGGACGTGGCCTACGAGGTGATGAAGCAGAAGCTCCTCGAACTCGTTTCCAACGAGGACAAGGCGAACCCACTGTCCGACGAGGAACTCGTCACGCTGCTGAAGGCCGACGGGTACCCGGTGGCCCGCCGAACCGTGACCAAGTACCGCAAGATGCTCAACATCCCGAGCAGCCGCCAGCGCAAGGACTGGTCGCTCTCGCCGACGACAACGTGA